The following proteins are encoded in a genomic region of Nitrospirota bacterium:
- a CDS encoding ATP-binding cassette domain-containing protein, which yields MAAIEVTELTKRFNNLTAVDHISFTVESGEVFGFLGPNGAGKTTTINILCTLLLPTSGRALVNNHDCIKEPAKVRSAIGLVFQDTTLDTGLTAYENLRFHGYLYNMDKKTIGKRVDEMLRLVELTDRKDDIVKKFSGGMKRRLEIARGLLHYPKVLFLDEPTLGLDPQTRNLIWEFVFELRKKENVTIFMTTHYMEEAEGCDRIAIIDHGKIIALGSPAGLKKMLRGDIVRLKTYDNKLALEEIQERFGYQTTEEDGTIRIVVDEGDRFIPILIKEMTQKIISVSLQEPTLNDVFLHLTGRTIRIEETSDSDAMKDWVRQYRRH from the coding sequence ATGGCTGCTATTGAAGTCACAGAACTGACCAAGCGATTTAATAACCTCACCGCTGTTGATCATATCTCGTTTACTGTAGAAAGTGGCGAGGTCTTTGGTTTTCTCGGACCGAATGGGGCAGGGAAGACAACAACAATAAACATCCTCTGCACACTCCTTTTACCAACATCAGGCAGGGCACTGGTAAATAACCACGACTGTATAAAAGAGCCTGCAAAGGTAAGATCCGCTATAGGGCTTGTCTTTCAGGATACAACACTTGACACGGGACTCACAGCATACGAAAACCTGAGATTTCATGGGTACCTCTACAATATGGATAAAAAGACTATCGGAAAGAGGGTCGATGAGATGCTCAGGCTTGTGGAACTCACTGACAGAAAGGATGATATCGTCAAGAAATTCTCTGGTGGTATGAAAAGAAGGCTCGAGATAGCAAGAGGTCTGCTACATTACCCTAAGGTTCTCTTCCTTGATGAGCCAACCCTCGGACTTGATCCACAGACAAGAAATCTCATCTGGGAATTTGTTTTTGAACTCCGCAAAAAAGAAAATGTAACCATCTTTATGACCACACACTACATGGAAGAGGCTGAAGGGTGTGATCGTATTGCCATAATTGATCATGGGAAAATCATTGCCCTCGGGAGCCCTGCTGGGCTTAAGAAGATGCTTAGAGGCGATATCGTGAGACTTAAGACTTATGACAATAAACTGGCATTGGAGGAAATTCAGGAAAGGTTCGGGTATCAAACAACAGAAGAAGATGGAACAATTCGCATCGTAGTAGATGAGGGTGATAGGTTTATACCCATACTTATAAAGGAAATGACCCAGAAGATAATATCAGTGAGCCTGCAGGAACCAACACTTAACGATGTCTTTCTACACCTCACAGGAAGAACTATAAGGATAGAAGAGACATCGGACTCGGATGCAATGAAGGACTGGGTAAGACAATACAGAAGACACTGA
- a CDS encoding bacteriophage holin, producing the protein MSEEKEVTRTRLSPLSLGIAIGIVWGGSIFITTFISYYTGYAKEFLEVLAVSIYPGYKITPARSFLGLIYGFIDGFIAGGLVGLIYNKLTRR; encoded by the coding sequence ATGTCTGAAGAAAAAGAAGTTACGCGAACCAGACTAAGCCCGCTGTCTCTCGGAATTGCTATCGGTATCGTCTGGGGAGGCTCGATATTTATAACCACATTTATCTCTTATTACACGGGGTATGCAAAGGAGTTTTTAGAAGTCCTTGCTGTATCAATCTACCCAGGCTACAAGATAACACCTGCGAGGAGTTTTCTCGGTCTTATCTACGGCTTTATTGACGGATTCATAGCTGGTGGACTTGTAGGATTAATATACAATAAGTTGACACGGAGATAG
- the rsmI gene encoding 16S rRNA (cytidine(1402)-2'-O)-methyltransferase: protein MTQSSLYIVATPIGNLEDITLRALRILKEVGIIAAEDTRQTRKLLTHYGIAKKHLVSYHDHNKIKQALYLIERLKSGISVALVSDAGTPGISDPGYYLINKAIEAGIKVIPIPGPSAVITALSISGLPTDSFVFEGFLPSKEAQKKNKLKGLADERRTIIFYESPHRIIETLKDIIEVLGDRRVAAIRELTKIHEEVMRGKVSEILDDITKRTIKGEIVIVLEGQKRETPVDINVSGEVNRVMTEEGISKKEAISIVAKRFGIPKKEVYRRVIKSESPSV, encoded by the coding sequence GTGACTCAATCATCACTTTATATAGTAGCCACCCCTATCGGTAACCTTGAAGACATCACACTCAGGGCGCTGAGGATTCTCAAAGAGGTAGGAATAATTGCTGCTGAGGACACAAGGCAGACAAGAAAACTGCTCACACACTACGGTATAGCAAAGAAACACCTTGTAAGTTATCATGACCACAATAAGATAAAGCAGGCATTATATCTGATAGAACGGCTAAAGTCAGGCATTTCTGTTGCCCTTGTCTCGGATGCAGGGACTCCTGGTATATCTGACCCTGGCTACTACCTTATAAATAAGGCAATAGAGGCGGGGATTAAGGTTATACCTATTCCCGGCCCTTCTGCGGTGATAACAGCACTTTCTATCTCTGGACTTCCAACTGATTCGTTTGTGTTCGAAGGGTTTCTCCCCAGCAAAGAGGCTCAGAAAAAAAATAAACTCAAAGGGCTTGCTGACGAGAGAAGGACAATAATCTTTTATGAATCTCCGCATCGCATAATTGAAACACTAAAGGATATTATTGAAGTCCTTGGCGACCGCAGGGTAGCAGCCATAAGGGAACTAACAAAGATACATGAAGAGGTGATGCGGGGAAAGGTCTCTGAGATACTTGATGATATTACCAAAAGAACCATCAAGGGAGAGATTGTTATTGTGTTAGAAGGACAGAAAAGAGAAACACCTGTTGATATTAATGTATCAGGAGAGGTAAACCGTGTGATGACGGAGGAAGGGATCTCTAAGAAAGAGGCTATATCAATAGTTGCAAAGAGGTTTGGGATACCTAAGAAGGAGGTCTATAGGAGAGTAATAAAAAGTGAATCACCTTCAGTTTAG
- a CDS encoding NAD+ synthase produces MMRRLRIALAQINTTVGDLEGNTKKIIENIYEARKLGVDLIAFPELAITGYPPEDLLLNPQFIQDNLRCLRDIEKETQDITAVVGFVNRDNEIFNAAALMYNGQLKGAHHKMYLPNYGVFDEQRYFQEGCGYSVFVVRDVTVGVSICEDIWHPEGPVNIMALSGAEVIININASPYHAGKGKQREEMLSTRASDNTVIVAYVNMVGGQDELVFDGHSLIFDQGGELISRGKQFEEDMVIVDINADSVLRQRLHDPRRRKERLVFERECPPDVRRIPVSKTSDYSKKPQLSERKIPQMLLMEEIYHALLLGTKDYVRKNGFDNVLIGLSGGVDSSLVAAIAVDVLGADRVVGLLMPSPYTSKESIEDAFQVAKNLGIKVKEIPINEPFNKYLDTLATHFKGMIPDVTEENLQARIRGNILMAFSNKFGWLVLTTGNKSEMSVGYATLYGDMAGGFAVIKDVPKTMVYELCRYRNSTGKKAVIPERIIEKEPTAELRTGQKDSDTLPPYHILDPILKAYVEEDRSFEEMIDTGFAEETVRKVIHMVDRSEYKRRQSPPGIKITPRALGKDRRFPITNRYKSY; encoded by the coding sequence ATGATGAGAAGGTTGAGGATAGCATTAGCCCAGATAAATACAACCGTTGGTGATTTAGAAGGTAATACAAAAAAGATAATCGAAAATATCTATGAAGCCAGGAAGCTCGGTGTTGACCTTATCGCCTTCCCTGAACTTGCAATTACAGGCTATCCACCTGAGGATCTGCTTTTAAATCCACAGTTTATACAGGATAACCTTCGCTGTCTCAGAGATATAGAGAAAGAGACGCAGGATATAACCGCAGTAGTTGGGTTTGTTAACAGGGATAACGAGATTTTTAACGCCGCTGCCCTCATGTATAACGGACAACTCAAAGGTGCTCATCATAAGATGTATCTCCCAAACTATGGGGTATTTGACGAGCAGAGGTATTTTCAAGAAGGATGTGGCTATTCAGTCTTTGTAGTTCGAGATGTTACTGTCGGTGTGAGTATATGTGAGGATATATGGCATCCTGAGGGACCTGTCAATATCATGGCACTCTCAGGTGCAGAGGTCATAATTAATATCAATGCCTCGCCATACCATGCAGGTAAAGGAAAACAGCGAGAGGAGATGCTATCTACAAGGGCATCTGATAACACGGTGATAGTAGCATATGTGAATATGGTCGGTGGCCAGGATGAACTTGTATTCGATGGTCACAGCCTTATATTTGATCAGGGAGGAGAACTTATTTCAAGAGGAAAACAGTTTGAAGAGGATATGGTGATAGTAGATATAAATGCAGACTCTGTGTTAAGACAGAGGCTTCACGACCCGAGAAGACGTAAAGAAAGACTTGTTTTTGAGAGGGAATGTCCACCTGATGTAAGACGGATACCAGTATCAAAGACATCCGATTATTCAAAGAAACCCCAACTTTCAGAAAGGAAGATCCCTCAGATGTTATTAATGGAAGAGATTTACCATGCCCTTCTACTTGGAACAAAGGACTATGTTAGAAAAAATGGCTTTGATAATGTCCTTATTGGATTGAGCGGTGGTGTAGATTCATCCCTTGTTGCAGCAATTGCGGTTGATGTACTCGGTGCAGATAGGGTAGTAGGATTACTTATGCCATCGCCTTATACATCCAAAGAGAGCATAGAGGATGCATTTCAGGTTGCAAAAAACCTCGGTATAAAGGTAAAAGAGATACCTATAAATGAACCATTCAATAAATACCTTGATACCCTCGCCACCCACTTTAAGGGAATGATCCCTGATGTAACTGAAGAAAACCTTCAGGCAAGGATTCGTGGGAACATACTTATGGCGTTTTCGAATAAATTTGGCTGGCTTGTGCTTACCACAGGTAATAAAAGTGAGATGAGCGTGGGTTACGCAACCCTCTATGGAGACATGGCAGGTGGATTTGCAGTAATAAAGGATGTCCCTAAGACAATGGTCTATGAACTATGCAGATACAGAAATTCTACCGGAAAGAAGGCGGTAATCCCTGAACGGATTATAGAGAAGGAGCCTACTGCAGAACTCAGGACAGGACAGAAGGACTCAGATACACTGCCTCCATATCATATCCTCGATCCGATACTTAAGGCGTATGTTGAAGAAGACAGGAGTTTTGAAGAGATGATAGATACGGGATTTGCTGAAGAGACAGTCAGAAAGGTAATACACATGGTGGATAGAAGTGAATATAAAAGAAGACAGTCACCTCCTGGCATAAAGATCACACCAAGGGCACTGGGGAAGGACAGGAGATTCCCGATAACAAACAGATATAAGAGCTATTGA
- the larC gene encoding nickel pincer cofactor biosynthesis protein LarC, with the protein MRIAYFDCFSGISGDMILGALVDAGLPLKSLKDGLASLRLQGYKIDASKVKRKGTSGTKVNVRIDTPQPPRRLKDIEDIINKSDLNDTVKEQSISVFRRLAEAEARVHGASINNVHFHEIGALDAIIDIVGSIIGFGILGAEKIHVSPVNIGKGLVKTEHGLLPVPAPATAELLKGIPVFSTDTDFELTTPTGAAIISTLSEGFLPLPLIKIEKIGYGAGSKEIEGHPNLLRVFIGEFSEGYEDDEVVVIETNIDDLNPQVYDYLMERLFNEGALDVFLTPIIMKKGRPAQMLSVIMERQAMQKVIDLIFKETTTTGVRLSVTPRRKLSRYINEVETPFGKAGVKISGKDGKIFNISPEYEDCRRIAMEKGIPLKDVIHEVAESARRSALSKRKRGK; encoded by the coding sequence ATGCGGATAGCATATTTTGACTGTTTCTCTGGCATAAGCGGGGATATGATACTCGGTGCATTGGTGGATGCAGGACTCCCTCTAAAATCTTTAAAAGATGGGTTGGCTTCCTTACGCCTGCAGGGATATAAGATTGATGCATCAAAGGTCAAAAGAAAAGGGACCAGTGGCACAAAGGTAAATGTCAGGATTGATACTCCACAGCCTCCGAGGAGGCTTAAGGATATAGAGGATATTATAAATAAAAGCGATCTAAATGATACAGTCAAGGAGCAGAGCATCTCTGTCTTTCGCAGGCTCGCTGAAGCAGAGGCAAGGGTTCATGGGGCAAGCATTAATAATGTCCACTTTCATGAAATCGGTGCACTCGATGCAATCATTGATATAGTAGGTTCAATAATTGGCTTTGGTATCCTCGGCGCCGAGAAGATACATGTATCCCCAGTAAACATAGGGAAGGGGCTTGTTAAGACAGAACATGGTTTACTCCCTGTTCCTGCACCTGCAACAGCGGAACTTCTTAAAGGTATACCTGTATTTTCCACAGATACTGACTTTGAACTAACAACCCCTACAGGTGCAGCAATAATAAGCACACTGTCTGAGGGTTTCTTACCACTTCCTCTGATAAAAATAGAAAAAATAGGTTATGGGGCTGGAAGCAAAGAGATTGAAGGGCATCCAAACCTCCTGAGGGTATTCATAGGAGAATTTTCTGAAGGCTACGAAGACGATGAAGTAGTCGTCATTGAGACAAATATTGACGATTTAAATCCACAGGTTTATGATTACCTTATGGAAAGGTTATTTAATGAAGGTGCACTCGATGTATTTCTAACACCAATAATAATGAAGAAGGGAAGGCCTGCCCAGATGTTAAGCGTCATCATGGAAAGGCAGGCGATGCAGAAGGTGATAGATTTGATATTTAAGGAGACAACGACCACAGGGGTAAGGCTATCTGTTACGCCGAGGAGAAAACTCAGCCGTTATATAAATGAAGTTGAAACCCCATTCGGTAAAGCAGGGGTGAAGATAAGTGGAAAGGACGGAAAGATATTCAACATCTCACCTGAATATGAAGACTGCCGCAGGATTGCTATGGAGAAGGGTATCCCTCTCAAGGATGTAATACATGAGGTTGCAGAATCAGCAAGACGGTCAGCCTTAAGTAAAAGAAAGAGGGGGAAATAA
- a CDS encoding DUF167 domain-containing protein: MKLSITVKPKSKQEKIEKTVNGYIIYVKEQPIENKANRAVIELLSEYFGVSKSQITILSGMKSKQKIVEIKNFSESQV, from the coding sequence ATGAAACTTTCTATCACAGTAAAACCAAAATCAAAACAAGAAAAAATAGAGAAAACCGTCAACGGGTATATAATTTATGTTAAGGAACAACCCATAGAAAACAAGGCAAACAGGGCAGTGATAGAGTTACTCTCTGAATATTTTGGCGTTTCCAAATCTCAAATTACTATTTTGTCCGGTATGAAGTCAAAACAAAAGATTGTTGAAATAAAAAATTTTTCAGAATCTCAGGTATAA
- a CDS encoding nucleotidyltransferase domain-containing protein, with the protein MKKILVNTNAQKILWFLIQHPGKEYLEKEIQKSTKISKAGVNFALKDLWKAKLTGRQKRGKIAFYTVNYTHPVIKQLKVLKNILEVNPILEKLKPTSEKIILYGSCSRGEDTEQSDLDLFIVTNSSKEEILNLINKWRLKRKFQIVIRSPLKYIEMESNEPTFYREVNQGIVLWEKKE; encoded by the coding sequence ATGAAAAAAATTTTGGTAAACACTAATGCTCAAAAAATATTATGGTTTCTTATCCAACATCCTGGGAAAGAGTATTTGGAAAAAGAAATCCAGAAAAGTACAAAGATTAGCAAGGCAGGGGTTAATTTTGCTCTGAAAGACCTCTGGAAAGCAAAATTAACCGGGAGACAAAAGAGAGGTAAGATTGCTTTTTATACGGTTAATTATACTCACCCAGTGATAAAACAATTGAAAGTTTTAAAAAATATTTTAGAGGTTAACCCTATTCTTGAAAAGTTAAAACCGACGAGTGAAAAGATTATCCTATATGGTAGTTGTAGCCGAGGAGAAGATACTGAACAGAGCGACCTAGACCTGTTTATAGTAACAAATAGTAGTAAAGAGGAAATATTAAATCTGATAAATAAATGGCGGTTGAAAAGAAAATTTCAGATAGTTATTCGTTCGCCATTAAAGTATATAGAGATGGAATCCAATGAGCCAACATTTTATCGTGAGGTCAATCAAGGGATTGTTCTTTGGGAGAAAAAAGAATGA
- a CDS encoding DEAD/DEAH box helicase family protein, producing MATIDLDIKIKHAVQTWREKNYDGVSPVTKRLLEFWFKEEHVLPDASRFEFWKCQREGIEALIYVYEICKYRSLYDLARGFGVSIPVDPTKDLWPKYCFKMATGSGKTWVMTLAMIWQYFNKVFGTNNGIRYSSNFLLLAPNLIVLDRLEEAFGDNRVFREFPFIPPEWQADFDFQFIKQSEVIPRTAGGILHLTNIQQLYERDVEGAVNPLDEALGPKPKREEEAIYDSLRTVLSSYDDLMVLNDEAHHVHSDDLEWNKVIVHIDSTLKERNGNGLVMQSDFTATPKDLQGNLFPHIIYDYPLAEAIKDKIVKRPRIGEIENVPESLSKDFVKRNRLQIDTGIEILKEFQKEFKDTGKKPILFIMADVTRNADKVGEYFKRHGYEGKVLVIHTDTKGVITKKDLEKARKAAREIDSPENPYEIIVSVMMLKEGWDVRNVCVIVPLRAFDSPVLPEQTLGRGLRRIAPQDDTWEEKLIVIDHPRFRQLWQAEIDKGELIVDFTTAKRAYEPSNLVMVNPEKIQFDIEIPVVEGGLIRTVPNLTELDITRLPARLFKFTEIELPKVRYRERDLIEQKIVREKILAFDYTENFSLYLSYICKAITSKTGASSIFVELVPKVKEYIENYLFDEKVDGEKLEVTRKLNYIPIREKLVEIFSKEINTLSKKEETVTFQRYFKVSETQPLHTSEPVTKVRKAVFEALPYSKRSAFEREFISYLDEKDDVKAFTKMLPRHPLHIPYHNHEGYLRYYQPDFVVKEEKAMYLVETKGMEGVEVPIKDREALRWCENVGKLSGQSWKYLKVKPHDLETYMAHSFRTLATGTEMRKTVNKTI from the coding sequence ATGGCGACTATTGACCTTGATATAAAAATCAAACACGCCGTCCAAACCTGGCGAGAAAAGAATTACGATGGGGTAAGCCCTGTAACCAAAAGGCTTCTTGAGTTCTGGTTTAAAGAAGAGCATGTCCTGCCTGATGCCTCACGGTTTGAGTTCTGGAAGTGTCAGCGGGAAGGGATTGAGGCTTTAATCTATGTGTATGAGATATGCAAATACCGAAGCCTCTACGACCTTGCAAGGGGTTTTGGCGTAAGCATTCCTGTTGACCCTACAAAAGACCTCTGGCCTAAATACTGCTTCAAGATGGCTACAGGCTCAGGAAAAACATGGGTGATGACCCTGGCCATGATCTGGCAGTATTTCAACAAGGTCTTCGGCACAAATAACGGGATCCGCTACTCGAGTAATTTTTTGCTTCTTGCACCTAACCTTATCGTCCTTGACCGTCTGGAAGAGGCATTTGGGGACAATCGGGTCTTCAGGGAGTTTCCATTTATCCCCCCTGAGTGGCAAGCGGACTTTGATTTTCAATTTATTAAACAGAGCGAGGTTATCCCCAGAACCGCAGGGGGTATTCTTCACCTGACCAATATACAGCAACTTTATGAGAGAGATGTAGAAGGAGCAGTAAACCCTCTGGATGAGGCTCTTGGTCCAAAGCCAAAGCGTGAAGAAGAAGCGATCTACGATTCCTTACGGACAGTGCTTTCAAGCTATGATGACCTTATGGTCTTAAATGACGAGGCTCATCATGTCCACAGTGATGACCTGGAATGGAACAAAGTCATTGTGCATATAGATTCAACACTTAAAGAACGAAATGGCAATGGTTTGGTGATGCAATCAGATTTTACTGCAACCCCAAAGGACCTTCAGGGTAACCTTTTTCCACATATCATCTACGACTACCCTCTTGCAGAAGCTATAAAAGATAAGATTGTAAAGCGTCCTCGTATTGGGGAGATTGAAAATGTCCCCGAATCTCTGAGTAAGGACTTTGTTAAAAGGAATCGCCTCCAGATTGACACAGGCATAGAGATTCTTAAGGAATTTCAAAAGGAGTTCAAAGATACGGGAAAGAAACCCATCCTTTTTATCATGGCTGATGTGACCAGGAATGCAGATAAAGTGGGAGAGTATTTTAAAAGGCATGGTTATGAGGGTAAAGTTCTTGTCATTCACACGGATACCAAAGGCGTCATTACTAAAAAAGACCTTGAGAAGGCAAGAAAAGCAGCCAGAGAGATTGACAGTCCTGAAAACCCTTATGAGATTATCGTAAGTGTGATGATGCTCAAGGAAGGGTGGGATGTAAGGAATGTCTGTGTGATTGTTCCACTGAGGGCTTTTGATTCTCCAGTTTTGCCTGAACAAACCTTAGGGAGAGGTTTACGAAGGATAGCTCCTCAGGATGACACATGGGAGGAAAAGCTTATTGTTATTGACCATCCACGATTCCGCCAGCTCTGGCAGGCAGAGATTGATAAAGGGGAATTGATTGTTGACTTTACAACTGCAAAGAGGGCTTATGAACCGAGCAACCTTGTAATGGTTAACCCAGAGAAAATTCAATTTGATATAGAAATCCCTGTTGTAGAGGGAGGACTTATCCGAACAGTGCCTAATCTAACAGAACTGGATATAACACGACTTCCTGCAAGACTTTTTAAATTTACAGAGATTGAACTACCAAAGGTAAGATACAGGGAGAGGGACTTAATAGAGCAGAAGATTGTCAGAGAAAAGATTCTTGCCTTTGATTATACGGAGAATTTCTCTCTCTACCTCTCTTATATCTGTAAGGCTATTACTTCCAAAACAGGTGCATCAAGTATCTTTGTAGAACTTGTACCAAAAGTAAAAGAGTATATAGAGAATTACCTTTTTGATGAGAAGGTGGATGGTGAAAAGCTGGAGGTCACAAGGAAACTTAACTATATCCCAATTCGGGAGAAGTTGGTAGAAATTTTCTCAAAGGAGATCAATACCCTCTCCAAAAAAGAAGAAACTGTTACTTTTCAGAGATACTTTAAGGTAAGTGAAACGCAACCTCTCCATACTTCTGAACCGGTTACAAAAGTAAGAAAAGCGGTCTTTGAAGCCTTGCCGTACTCGAAACGTAGTGCTTTTGAAAGAGAATTTATAAGCTATCTTGATGAAAAGGATGATGTGAAAGCCTTTACAAAGATGCTTCCCAGACACCCGCTTCATATTCCTTACCACAATCATGAGGGATATTTACGCTATTATCAACCTGATTTTGTGGTGAAGGAAGAAAAGGCCATGTATTTGGTGGAGACAAAGGGTATGGAAGGTGTAGAAGTACCAATAAAAGACAGAGAGGCCCTGCGCTGGTGTGAGAATGTGGGAAAATTGTCAGGGCAATCTTGGAAATATCTTAAAGTGAAACCACACGATCTTGAGACTTACATGGCTCATAGTTTTAGAACCTTGGCCACAGGGACTGAGATGAGAAAAACAGTTAACAAAACTATTTAA